The proteins below come from a single Camelus bactrianus isolate YW-2024 breed Bactrian camel chromosome 2, ASM4877302v1, whole genome shotgun sequence genomic window:
- the LOC105080432 gene encoding C-X-C motif chemokine 6 produces the protein MRLLPSRAARISGPSGSLCALLALLLLTPPGPLASAGPVAAVVRELRCMCLTTNTGVHPKVISNLQVIASGPQCSKVEVIATLKNGQEVCLNPEAPLIRKIIQKMLDSGNKNN, from the exons ATGAGACTCCTACCCAGCCGCGCCGCCCGCATCTCCGGCCCTTCGGGCTCGCTGTGCGCGCTGCTCGCGCTGCTGTTGCTGACGCCGCCAGGGCCCCTCGCCAGCG CTGGTCCTGTCGCAGCCGTAGTGAGAGAGTTGCGATGCATGTGTTTAACCACCAACACGGGGGTTCATCCGAAAGTAATCAGTAATCTGCAGGTGATCGCCTCAGGACCGCAGTGCTCCAAGGTGGAAGTGAT TGCCACCTTGAAGAACGGACAGGAAGTCTGTCTGAACCCAGAAGCTCCTTTGATCAGGAAAATCATCCAGAAAATGCTGGACAG tgGAAACAAGAATAATTAA
- the PPBP gene encoding platelet basic protein, which translates to MSRRPSAASYCASASPLPALQVLLLLSLLLTTLVPSTIGETKRGERLLYVELRCLCVKTTSGIHPSNIQSLEVTRAGPHCTKVEVIALLKNGKKICLDPEAPVIKKIVQKMLEDRGSAA; encoded by the exons ATGAGCCGCAGACCCAGCGCCGCCTCCTACTGTGCCAGCGCCAGCCCACTTCCTGCCCTCCAGGTGTTGCTGCTACTGTCACTGCTCCTGACCACGCTGGTTCCCTCCACCATCGGAGAAA CTAAACGTGGGGAAAGATTGCTGTACGTGGAACTTCGCTGCCTGTGTGTGAAGACCACCTCTGGCATTCATCCCAGTAACATCCAAAGTCTGGAGGTGACCAGGGCAGGACCCCACTGCACCAAAGTTGAAGTGAT AGCCCTGCTGAAGAATGGGAAGAAAATCTGCCTGGACCCAGAAGCTCCTGTAATCAAGAAAATAGTCCAGAAAATGCTGGAAGATCGTGGGTCAGCTGCTTaa